Part of the Octopus sinensis linkage group LG10, ASM634580v1, whole genome shotgun sequence genome is shown below.
acaccctTTTCTTATCTGACATTACTAAGGTCACAATAATTccaacaaattttttctttttgggttatttgactggccatgctggaacaaaaGCCTTCAAAGGGTTTACATGGTCATATCGTCTGCGGAACTTAGTCGTTCGTTaaatagagatcaataaaataggttAGTACTTTGACATAAAAAACCTGAAGTCGATATACaccgattcacacacacacgcatacacttgtCAGAGATAGCCGACATGGAAGGAGAAATGGTGTCCGCCCTCCCCATACATATTGTGACAGGTTTCCCACAGTTTTTCGTATAGCAAATTCAATTCCACTCACAACCTTAGGCAAtcgtacaagacacttgcctaaagtactGCGTAGCAGAATCGAACCCGTTACCCCACAGTTGTGAAGCGGACTTCTTAACTAAACACCTATACCTTGCGCCTGTCACATacctacatttaaaaaaattcgaTGAAATTTACGTCTGTCTGttttaataatatcattatcagAAGTGTTACGTTGCTTCCTTCAACATGCAGTTCTTCACTTCTTTTTTCACGTCTCACAAAACGAGAAGATTTCAAATCATATTATTTCGACCTTGTGCAGGAGGTCGTCCATTTATCAGGTATTTTTATTTACCGTTAAGGTCATTATTTTCAAACAGGGCCCGTTTGGTTATTTTGTTTAGAAGTTGTAAACATTACATGTCCTATACGTttccatttcatgttgttttatcTGTTTGCTTTTAAGAGTAGTACTATTGTGTCTTGTTGACGAATGTTGAGGTGATTTGGCAtcatggagaggatggatgaggagcgGATAGTAAGGAGGGTGGTGAGGACAGAAGTGATAGGCAgtagaaccagaggcagacctcggtttgtgaggatggatggagtgaggaaagctttgttgattagagtgagagaggcaagagaatttataaatgataggaaaactTAGAGAGCGTTTGTCGACGAATGAATGAATTTGATGTTACTCAAAGGGGTACGGAACCAGCATGATGTGGtgggggtaaaccagcatatgctgtcggacctcgctgctgatattgggggttgcgTTCTATGCGTTAACCCGAGCAGAGAACGGGATTCGCTTCTTTGGGCTGGGAAATGagtggaatgcctggtgtgtgtcttgttgtggctacttcctcctaaaaaaaaaagtgggggataGGTCtgggtataaaaaaaaatctattgtgTCTCTGATCTACAGACGcgagaagaagaaatatattcaatacGTGTAGTAAAGTTTATTCATTTAATCAGAACGGAAGGGTTCCCTCCGTCTTTACTCTGAATAATTTCCTGTTTTGCACAGAATTGTGTTATAGAACGGACCCGGAAATATCTGAATAGCAACTAAGGGAAACCTCTACTTCGAATAAATTGCTATATATtgctgtatgaatgtgtgtgtgtgtgtgaatgtatatatctgtatgtatgtataattttttaaattctcgAAGCAcgcataaaactataaataatagctgGAAAACCTTTTTAGATAGAAGAGGTCAAAGGTTGTTCGTCGGACACGAACCCACGCCTCTTGTAGAATGACAGATGTTCTACCATTGTCCCACGAGATACCTTCGACTTTGTCTATGCAAAAGAcgtttttcaacccaatattaatATGCGTTATAAGTACTTCGAGAATTCCAGAATACAATTATTTCACCTTCTCTTGAATCTTTATAAAATTTTTGACGTAtacaatatattcacacacacacacacacacacacacacatccatccattcatctatatatatatactaatatatgaatacacacacgcatgcatatatacatccattcattcattcattcatatatatatatatacacacacacacatatatatatatatgtatgtatgtgtgtgtttgtgtgtctatgtttgtcccttccaccaacatcgcttgacaaccgatgctggtgtgtctacgtccccgtaacttagcggttcggcaaaagagaccgatagaataagtactaggcttacaaagaataagtcctggggtcgatttgctcgactaaaggcggtgctccaacatggccacagtcaaatgactgaaacaagtaaaagagtatatatatatatatatatatatatatatatatatatatatataatataatatataatatatttccatCCATATTCATAACCCACTATTCCTGTCAGCATCTTGGGACCAAGGACATCGGACAGGCACTCATATCAGAAGCAAGCCTTAACAAAATCAAATGTTCCGGTTGGATCCGCAAGCAAACCATCCAAGGCTATAGATATTTGGACCAAGAATCTCGCCCATGGTCCACTTCGAGAATTCTTGCCAGTTGCCTTTAAAATCTGCGATTCtgcgaatgagtgagtgagtgaatttgTAAGTGATGGAGTGGcttagtgagtgagtgattgagtgagtgagtgagtaagtgcatgcgcgcgcgtgtgtgagtgatgGGCACTTCTACTTACCTGTTTGTTCCTTGATGATAATCCAGTTAATCCCTTTTGGTACTGTATCCACGTCTTTAGCCAACGCTACTTGGTGTATATGTCacgcatcatacatatatacgcaggtGCGCCACCGATTTTCCGGCAATTGATAGTCCGACACCTCCTTTAATCCGAATAAATTACGAAGGGTGACTTGAAATTCCTGTAGCCACCACAGGTGGCATCGTTTGTACCGTGTGTTTACTTGCATTATTTAGATTATAcataaggcagaatcgttagcacgccggacaaaatgcataagtaccagttgatcactggagtcgatataatcgacttaccctcagtcccgattgctggccttgtgccaaaatttgaatctattATTTACACTATTATATAAGGCGACGAATTAGTagagtcattagcacgccggacaaaatgcgtagcagtaattcgtctgccgctacgttctgagttcaaattccgccgaggtcgactttgcctttcatcctttcggggtcgataaattaagtaccagttacgcactggggtcgatataatcgacttaatccgtttgtctgtccttgtttgtcctctctatgtttagcccattgtgggtagtaaagaaataggtaattcgttcgtctttacattctgagttcaaattccatagatgttgactttgcctttcgtcctttcgggatcgataaaataagtaccatttaggTGTCTGTtattgatgaaataagcaccagtcgagcGTTGGtgggggggtcgatgaaataagtatcagttgagtgctGGGATTGATAGATAAGTACTTGTTGAGTGccgggtcgatgcaatcgactaaaccccaccccaccccctatccaaaatttcaggccttattccaatagtagaaaaaaattatttacgctACACTGCTTATTTAGCTTACTGTTGGCCTTTGCAATGGTTACTATAGTTAAGAGAACGGAGAGCGTCAGAAAAGCAGATAAAGTAGACCTGTTCATGGTActtaaaatgtataattaatagATTAGAGGTGTGTTGATGAATAAATATTGCATGACCCAAGGCCTTGGAACCCAAGGATAACAGAAAATCAGTAGTTAacatctttctccccctctctctctctctctctccctctctctctccagatagatagatagatagatagatagatagatagatagatagatagatagatagatagatagatagataaaaggcggcgagctggcagaagcgttagcatctcgggcgaaatgcttatctgccgttacgttctgagttcaaattccaccgaggtcgaccttgcctttcatccttttggggtcgattaaataagtaccagttacacactggggtcgatataatcgacttaatccgtttgcctgtccttgtttgtcctccctgtgtgtagccccttgtgggcagtaaagaaataagatagatagatagatagatagatagatagatagatagatagatagatagatagacagacagacagacagacagacagatagataaatagatagatagacagacagacagacagacagacagacagacagacagacagacagacagacagatagatagatagatagatagatagatagatagatagatagatagatagatcacggCAACACAGTATCGACCAGACAAGAAGATGCTGTACACCGCTGGTCGCAATGTACTTCATGGAGtgttttaaaatagtaaaattagtTTATATGAATTACTAGATTGTGGGACTAGAGAGAAAGTTAATTCATTTTACTATGATTAAGTGGAAGattgaaattctttttttataacattaatgataatttcgtttttttttttgtgaattgtgATATTTGTAtacttaattttaaataattgttgttatattgtttcttaagatatttttaatgttataaGGCTATTAGAGGTTTTGTTTAAATGGGTGAGTTGTAGATTTTGGAGGTTAGTTTGGTTATTTTGTAGGTCAGTATGTATTTTTAGGTTTAAAGCGCTGCTCCAGAGGGTTGACTTGGGACAAAACGTATCTAAGCCACTTCTGTAACCTCCTGTGATTTAAATGTCCGCTAACGAGGTTATAACGAAGCGTTGAGGATAAGACAAAGTCGGACTTCACTACCTGATTTAGCTTTCAGACACCTTAAGGCCACAATCAATCGCGATTACGTTTCAAGAATGATAAGTAGAAGAAAGAATGTAAATTTTTTGGTATGTTCTGCTATTTTTTTGTCAGCGGTGAATGGGTGCCGTATGGTTGAAGGGTTTAAAAAGTTCGCTTCGCATTCATGAAATTTCACGCTCGATGCTAAAGCGTGACATATTGAGTGATCATTTTAAAATACTTCTAACcacttgaaatattttaaatttttaccagATCTTTTCAAATTTTCTACACTAATGTGGTTTTGCATGCTAATGACGAAAATCACATTCATTTTCTTGAAATTAATACTATAAAAGTTACaagcatttaaaattattcaatttttgCCAATCAGTTAATCGATTTGTTATTTACTTCCTTATTGCTATATCTATTTCATACACTGTTATTATCGTGAAGGCAGGTAGGCACGCCCGTAcatttaagaagttcatttcgtAAACCACTTCCTCGACCGacagaatttcattcacaaagaaTCACTGCATGGTCccttgtgaatggaattaaataaatagaaactaTGTGAAAGCCCCATCTGATCTACTGCACAAGTTGAGGGATGGATTTACTGCATCACCCTGCTTAACACATAATACGATCTACTGAATTTTATTCGTAAGGGGCCACTGCATGACccctttgtgaatgaaattgaatAGGTGGAACCTGTGTGGAAGCTCTGTCTGATGTATTGCACATGTTGTTGAAGGATGCCCTTAATTCATCACCCTATTTTAACTCTTTGGGTGTCGTTAGCGGAGTCTACTCTGATGCAAACATTCAGACAAGAGTGTCTGCCCAGGGATAAGGTATGGTCCGTGGTTCTTCCTCTCTTTACTCCGTCAAACCCAAAGGCCCAGTAAATGGTTACCGGGGCAGCTACCTACAGCAACTAAAGAATTCCTCCTTCGTCACATTCCACCTGATAGCTTcgctgtttcttttctctcttatcttttatcttttatcttttatttgtttcggtcatttgactgcggccatgctggagcaccgcctttagtctagaacttattctttgtaaacctagtacttattctatcgggtctctcttgccgaaccgctaagtgatggggacgtaaacacaccagcatcgattgtcaagcgatgctgtggggacatacgacaggcttctttcagtttccgtctaccaaatccactcacaaggctttggtcggcccgaggctatagtataagacacttgcccaaggtgccacgcagtgggactgaacccggacccatgtggttggtaagcaagctacgtaccacacagccacacctgcgcctatgtttttttttcttgcagttgCTCCGATTGTTTCGTTTTGGTTTGTATTGTTAGTACGACATTAactcttcatttttttaaattctattattctatctTCTTACCCACAGATACGACTACAGCGGCAGTGCCTCCCCATATTCCACATATTCCTCATATCGTTCAGACAAATCTCCGTCCACACGTAAACTGGAACGACAGGTTTCAGCTCCTCTCGACTTCGGTACAGATTACAGACGTCGGAGCCGTTCGAGTATCGACTACTCAAGCAGCCGAGACTACGGAAAAGATTACCCGCGAAGATCAGGGAGGTGTTTAGAAGTTAGTGCCCCGCCATCCATTCGCAGCAGTCGGCGGGCAGCAGAATCGTCTGTGACCACAAGATATCGCAGCAAACGCGACGCCAGAAGTGATTCCGAAGACAGTCTACCAGAAGCTGAAAAAAATACTCGTGATTTCAGGTACGGCATTCTTGGCTAGGTTTTTCCGGTTTCTTTGTTGAATTAAATGCAACGAAATCTGCTTATTAAAATCACAAATAATGTTATCAACGTATTGTTACCAAAACTAAGGGCTTCCCAaagtatttatgtttattatgCCCGTTATTGCTATAGGAAATGTTTCATCCTAATGTCTTCTTAATAAATAACGAATTCGATGTAACAAGATATTTCTTGGACTGCTTCCTTCTGAGGAAGGGTTTTGTCCGCGAAATATAAAGGTTCTTGTAAAGTTTTAGGATCTTGTAAAGTATTTTGCATTGTTAGaagttttcttttctacttttctttttatacatatgtatgtatgtatgtatgtatgtatgtatgtatgtatgtatgtatgtatgtatgtatgtatgtacacacacgcatatacatatttatgtgtcttttctttttgtttttctcagaTACTTAGTATGCAGAGGTACATCACCACGACCAGAAATCACACGAGATTCAAACAGAAAAGACGCCATATCGAAAACGAAACGGATCAAAATCCCGAAAAAGGAAGTGCGTCGCGAGACTTACAGACGGTTTCGTATCAGTGAACAGTTGACGAAGGATATCGGTACACAGACATCTCCAGGCGGAGAACAGGAGCTGAGCCAAACGAGAAGAGCACGTCTAGCGAGAGAGCGAGGAGAAGCCGGAGGAGAcggtgggggagggggaggaggcggtgggggaggaggagggggaggcggAGGAGGCAGAAGAGGACTGAGAGGCAGTGGTTGTGACGAAGAAGGTGGAGGACGAGGTAAAGAAGAAGGGGGAGGCCGCGGCAAAGAAGATAAATTCTCAAAATTCAGAAACAGATTCGAAAAAGCCGCGAACAAACCTCTCGGAGAAATGGGATCAGGAATAACAAACAATGAAACAGGTGGTAGCGGACACAACAGAAGAAATTACAGAGATTCGCCGCCAGATGGAACGATAAGTGACGCGCCGTCAGAAAGAACGTGGAGGAAAGCAGTT
Proteins encoded:
- the LOC115216275 gene encoding stress protein DDR48, whose translation is MTSYLRSYPSVDLTSAGLSYPSYDRSYGSLASSRNYGSSYDLPSGKSYGSSPGGYGYGSSSGLGSSSYSSSTRSQPSRNYGSTIRDKVMKFSGGAGDYGTGSSGTTDRYPSLDRSMSYSLKSSSSDPYGKSGYMSDYGGSTRSTYNSWDRSSSRSGRNYGAVPPSREGSPYSNRSSRYDYSGSASPYSTYSSYRSDKSPSTRKLERQVSAPLDFGTDYRRRSRSSIDYSSSRDYGKDYPRRSGRCLEVSAPPSIRSSRRAAESSVTTRYRSKRDARSDSEDSLPEAEKNTRDFRYLVCRGTSPRPEITRDSNRKDAISKTKRIKIPKKEVRRETYRRFRISEQLTKDIGTQTSPGGEQELSQTRRARLARERGEAGGDGGGGGGGEED